A region of Gadus morhua chromosome 18, gadMor3.0, whole genome shotgun sequence DNA encodes the following proteins:
- the daglb gene encoding sn1-specific diacylglycerol lipase beta, with protein MPGMVAFGRRWGIASDDLVLPGAFELFLRVIWWIGTLILYSLHKGSFDCPGGGVLHGYLVVLLVLLALVILSLCAIIYVSAQGTITNPGPRRSIPVLVYLRALLYLPEIVWACLGAIWASADSQGCDPATVGAVIAAVVASWILLLSTGLGVVFVFDPLGDSRPRPPAPEQLGVRDLESSEGSQFLSTARSVATQVWESRLRLLCCCLPQDESHRAAFSSIAQLVSGFFSDTDLVPSDIAAGLALLHQEQDKMAHHRDPDDILAHSPSSPIEAELEVELGQAAHCMQFAAAAYGWPMYIYSNPLTGPCKLSGDCCRSQAAEYDIVGGDHLGCHFSSVLLSTGLGYRDFIYVSFHNQIYEIPFFVALDHKREAILVAVRGTLSLKDVLTDLSADCENLPVDGVSGTCYAHKGMSQAARYIYRKLVNDGILNQAFAIAPEYKLVITGHSLGGGTASLLAVLLRHSFPNLQCYAFSPPGGLLSKALADYSKDFVVSVVLGKDLVPRLSIPNMEDLKRRILKMVSNCNKPKYRILLQGCWYEVFGGEPDDSPTELEHQRLEEELSQPLLGEESLLVRHSSSYQSLASDDSPAHAATHLPLFLPGRVLYLTEDGPSRRSCFAQVRYRAEWSSEAAFRSVLISPRMMADHMPDAVLRALRSLTADRPFNLCPSSSSLGNNHHTVI; from the exons ATGCCGGGCATGGTGGCCTTTGGTCGCCGGTGGGGGATCGCCAGCGACGACCTCGTCCTGCCCGGGGCCTTCGAGCTGTTCCTCCGAGTGATCTG GTGGATCGGAACCCTCATCCTGTACAGCCTGCACAAAGGCAGCTTCGACTGCCCCGGCGGGGGGGTGCTTCATGGCTacctggtggtgctgctggtcctACTCGCTCTGGTCATCCTGTCGCTGTGTGCCATCATCTACGTCAGTGCTCAAG GTACCATTACCAACCCGGGCCCCAGGCGGTCCATCCCGGTGCTGGTGTACCTGCGAGCGCTGCTCTATCTCCCGGAGATCGTGTGGGCATGTCTCGGGGCTATCTGGGCGTCGGCTGACAGCCAAGGCTGCGACCCCGCCACAGTGGGGGCCGTCATCGCTGCGGTCGTAGCGAG CTGGATCCTGCTGCTCTCCACGGGGCTGGGCGTGGTGTTTGTCTTCGACCCGCTGGGCGACTCCCGGCCGCGGCCGCCCGCCCCGGAGCAGCTGGGCGTGCGGGACCTGGAGAGCAGCGAGGGCAGCCAGTTCCTGTCCACGGCGCGCTCGGTGGCCACCCAGGTGTGGGAGAGCCGGCTGCGCCTACTGTGCTGCTGCCTGCCGCAGGACGAGAGCCACCGGGCGGCCTTCTCCAGCATCGCTCAGCTCGTCAGCGGCTTCTTCTCT GATACAGACCTGGTGCCCAGTGACATTGCGGCTGGACTGGCTCTACTTCACCAGGAACAAGACAAGATGGCGCACCACAGAGATCCGGACGACATTCTGGCCCatagcccctcctcccccatt GAGGCCGaactggaggtggagctggggcAGGCTGCCCACTGCATGCAGTTCGCTGCCGCGGCATACGGCTGGCCCATGTACATCTACTCCAACCCCCTCACAGGCCCCTGCAAGCTCAGCGGAGACTG CTGCAGGAGCCAGGCGGCGGAGTACGACATCGTGGGTGGAGATCACCTGGGCTGTCACTTCTCTTCCGTGCTGCTCAGCACTGGCCTGGGCTACAGGGACTTCATCTACGTCAGCTTCCACAACCAG ATCTACGAGATCCCATTCTTTGTGGCCCTGGATCATAAGAGGGAAGCTATACTGGTGGCTGTCCGTGGAACGCTGTCACTAAAG GACGTCCTCACAGACCTGTCGGCCGACTGTGAGAACCTGCCAGTGGACGGGGTCTCTGGGACCTGCTACGCCCACAAG GGCATGTCCCAGGCCGCCCGCTACATCTACAGGAAGCTAGTCAACGACGGCATCCTCAACCAGGCCTTCGCCATCGCCCCG GAGTACAAGCTGGTCATTACCGGCCACAGCCTGGGAGGGGGCACCGCCTCTCTGCTGGCCGTCCTCTTGCGTCACTCCTTCCCCAACCTGCAGTGCTACGCCTTCTCGCCACCAGGGGGACTGCTGAG TAAAGCCCTGGCCGATTATTCAAAGGACTTTGTGGTTTCTGTTGTGCTGGGGAAGGACCTAGTGCCCAG ACTCAGCATTCCTAACATGGAAGACTTGAAGAGGAGAATCCTCAAAATGGTGTCAAACTGCAACAAACCAAAG taccgTATCCTGCTGCAGGGCTGCTGGTACGAGGTGTTCGGGGGGGAGCCCGACGACTCGCCCACGGAGCTGGAGCACCagcggctggaggaggagctgagccaGCCGCTCCTGGGGGAGGAGTCTCTGCTGGTGCGCCACTCCTCGTCCTATCAGAGCCTGGCCTCCGACGACTCCCCCGCCCACGCCGCCACCCACCTGCCCCTCTTCCTGCCCGGCCGCGTGCTGTACCTGACGGAGGACGGGCCCTCCCGCAG gtcCTGTTTCGCCCAGGTCCGGTACCGTGCCGAGTGGTCCAGCGAGGCGGCGTTCCGCAGCGTCCTCATCAGCCCCCGGATGATGGCCGACCACATGCCGGACGCCGTGCTCCGTGCGCTGCGCAGCCTCACCGCCGACCGGCCCTTCAACCTCTGCCCATCCTCCTCGTCACTCGGCAACAACCACCACACCGTCATCTGA
- the si:ch211-250n8.1 gene encoding uncharacterized protein si:ch211-250n8.1 isoform X2: MAPKDALLGTLKVCIMNLQSDGNVVTDSSAHLPSCCELLEFILRKGLQQPVLSLVHRDYWHCFELLPQYDSCGSFSALALALDQSRGCKKLLGPQGRGRYLLRLALSRRGLGRFVTHLLHTPRVLEWYSSSCSILRNEESVEPFMSLLLVLSQMDFQLEIENCSFLDESWLLPVRKQYYDGFYCRVTVCEIYETVPCRELGMVLRYLRGRVFVLELLPGSQAQVDRALCPGDIIDEINGVSLRNSKNGQAGVVLSRLKGLPLSLRVLRWRARDGSSYRPLIKLLRELRTENPALDLGLAPSAPPQAGPHRPPASSTLCLRDGRIVYVLQYLGKANIGMCGGKEILQQAIPQVLQRNLPSKEVYLDLKETHLICTEKSSNTELFQHHYPEISCVGRFGKPDYTIFAFCVADSPETHLAPGFCCVALRTNLPAECEELVCRIATGFKHTEWFV; the protein is encoded by the exons ATGGCTCCGAAAGACGCGCTTCTCGGTACTCTTAAAG TGTGCATCATGAATCTCCAGTCAGACGGGAACGTAGTGACGGACAGCAGTGCGCATCTGCCCTCCTGCTGCGAGCTGCTGGAGTTCATCTTGAGGAAAGGACTACAGC AGCCAGTTCTCAGCCTGGTACACCGGGATTACTGGCACTGTTTCGAGCTCCTCCCCCAGTACGACAGCTGTGGCAG CTTCTCTGCCCTGGCGCTGGCGCTGGACCAGAGCCGAGGGTGTAAGAAGCTGCTGGGCCCCCAGGGGAGAGGGCGCTACCTGCTTCGGCTGGCCCTGAGCCGCCGGGGCCTGGGGCGCTTCGTCACACACCTGCTGCACACGCCCCGGGTCCTGGAG TGGTACAGCTCATCTTGTTCAATCCTAAGGAATGAGGAATCTGTGG AACCCTTCATGTCATTGCTCCTCGTCCTCTCTCAGATGGACTTCCAACTTGAAATAGAA AATTGCAGTTTTCTAGACGAGAGCTGGCTCTTACCTGTAAGAAAACAATACTATGATGGATTTTACTGCCGAGTCACT GTGTGTGAGATATACGAGACAGTGCCCTGTCGGGAACTGGGAATGGTGCTGAG GTATCTGAGgggtcgtgtgtttgtgttggagcTGTTACCGGGGAGCCAAGCTCAGGTAGACCGCGCCCTCTGCCCCGGGGACATCATCGATGAGATCAACGGAGTCTCCCTGCGCAACTCCAAGAACGGACAA GCGGGCGTGGTCCTCTCCAGGCTGAAGGGCCTGCCGCTGTCCCTGCGCGTGCTGCGCTGGCGGGCCCGTGACGGCTCCTCGTACCGGCCCCTGATCAAGCTCCTGCGGGAGCTGCGGACGGAGAACCCCGCCCTGGACCTGGGTCTGGCCCCGTCCGCACCCCCCCAGGCCGGCCCACaccgcccccccgcctcctccacgcTGTGCCTCAGAGACGGAAG gaTTGTGTATGTTCTGCAGTACTTGGGAAAGGCCAATATTGGAATG TGCGGTGGCAAGGAGATTCTGCAACAGGCCATCCCACAAGTGTTGCAGAGGAACCTGCCAAGCAAG GAAGTGTACTTGGACTTGaaggaaacacatttgatttgCACAGAAAAAAGCAGTAACACG GAACTTTTCCAGCATCACTATCCCGAGATCTCATGTGTTGGAAGGTTTGGCAAACCAGACTATACCATCTTTGCGTTCTGCGTGGC AGACTCCCCAGAAACACATCTAGCGCCTGGCTTCTGCTGTGTGGCGCTCAGGACAAATCTGCCAGCCGAGTGTGAAGAGCTTGTCTGCCGAATAG CTACAGGGTTCAAACACACAGAGTGGTTTGTATGA
- the si:ch211-250n8.1 gene encoding uncharacterized protein si:ch211-250n8.1 isoform X1, whose translation MAPKDALLGTLKVCIMNLQSDGNVVTDSSAHLPSCCELLEFILRKGLQQPVLSLVHRDYWHCFELLPQYDSCGSFSALALALDQSRGCKKLLGPQGRGRYLLRLALSRRGLGRFVTHLLHTPRVLEWYSSSCSILRNEESVEPFMSLLLVLSQMDFQLEIENCSFLDESWLLPVRKQYYDGFYCRVTVCEIYETVPCRELGMVLRYSSVFLAPSLRYLRGRVFVLELLPGSQAQVDRALCPGDIIDEINGVSLRNSKNGQAGVVLSRLKGLPLSLRVLRWRARDGSSYRPLIKLLRELRTENPALDLGLAPSAPPQAGPHRPPASSTLCLRDGRIVYVLQYLGKANIGMCGGKEILQQAIPQVLQRNLPSKEVYLDLKETHLICTEKSSNTELFQHHYPEISCVGRFGKPDYTIFAFCVADSPETHLAPGFCCVALRTNLPAECEELVCRIATGFKHTEWFV comes from the exons ATGGCTCCGAAAGACGCGCTTCTCGGTACTCTTAAAG TGTGCATCATGAATCTCCAGTCAGACGGGAACGTAGTGACGGACAGCAGTGCGCATCTGCCCTCCTGCTGCGAGCTGCTGGAGTTCATCTTGAGGAAAGGACTACAGC AGCCAGTTCTCAGCCTGGTACACCGGGATTACTGGCACTGTTTCGAGCTCCTCCCCCAGTACGACAGCTGTGGCAG CTTCTCTGCCCTGGCGCTGGCGCTGGACCAGAGCCGAGGGTGTAAGAAGCTGCTGGGCCCCCAGGGGAGAGGGCGCTACCTGCTTCGGCTGGCCCTGAGCCGCCGGGGCCTGGGGCGCTTCGTCACACACCTGCTGCACACGCCCCGGGTCCTGGAG TGGTACAGCTCATCTTGTTCAATCCTAAGGAATGAGGAATCTGTGG AACCCTTCATGTCATTGCTCCTCGTCCTCTCTCAGATGGACTTCCAACTTGAAATAGAA AATTGCAGTTTTCTAGACGAGAGCTGGCTCTTACCTGTAAGAAAACAATACTATGATGGATTTTACTGCCGAGTCACT GTGTGTGAGATATACGAGACAGTGCCCTGTCGGGAACTGGGAATGGTGCTGAG GTATTCCTCTGTTTTCCTGGCCCCCTCCCTCAGGTATCTGAGgggtcgtgtgtttgtgttggagcTGTTACCGGGGAGCCAAGCTCAGGTAGACCGCGCCCTCTGCCCCGGGGACATCATCGATGAGATCAACGGAGTCTCCCTGCGCAACTCCAAGAACGGACAA GCGGGCGTGGTCCTCTCCAGGCTGAAGGGCCTGCCGCTGTCCCTGCGCGTGCTGCGCTGGCGGGCCCGTGACGGCTCCTCGTACCGGCCCCTGATCAAGCTCCTGCGGGAGCTGCGGACGGAGAACCCCGCCCTGGACCTGGGTCTGGCCCCGTCCGCACCCCCCCAGGCCGGCCCACaccgcccccccgcctcctccacgcTGTGCCTCAGAGACGGAAG gaTTGTGTATGTTCTGCAGTACTTGGGAAAGGCCAATATTGGAATG TGCGGTGGCAAGGAGATTCTGCAACAGGCCATCCCACAAGTGTTGCAGAGGAACCTGCCAAGCAAG GAAGTGTACTTGGACTTGaaggaaacacatttgatttgCACAGAAAAAAGCAGTAACACG GAACTTTTCCAGCATCACTATCCCGAGATCTCATGTGTTGGAAGGTTTGGCAAACCAGACTATACCATCTTTGCGTTCTGCGTGGC AGACTCCCCAGAAACACATCTAGCGCCTGGCTTCTGCTGTGTGGCGCTCAGGACAAATCTGCCAGCCGAGTGTGAAGAGCTTGTCTGCCGAATAG CTACAGGGTTCAAACACACAGAGTGGTTTGTATGA
- the si:ch211-250n8.1 gene encoding uncharacterized protein si:ch211-250n8.1 isoform X3: protein MAPKDALLGTLKVCIMNLQSDGNVVTDSSAHLPSCCELLEFILRKGLQQPVLSLVHRDYWHCFELLPQYDSCGSFSALALALDQSRGCKKLLGPQGRGRYLLRLALSRRGLGRFVTHLLHTPRVLEWYSSSCSILRNEESVEPFMSLLLVLSQMDFQLEIENCSFLDESWLLPVCEIYETVPCRELGMVLRYSSVFLAPSLRYLRGRVFVLELLPGSQAQVDRALCPGDIIDEINGVSLRNSKNGQAGVVLSRLKGLPLSLRVLRWRARDGSSYRPLIKLLRELRTENPALDLGLAPSAPPQAGPHRPPASSTLCLRDGRIVYVLQYLGKANIGMCGGKEILQQAIPQVLQRNLPSKEVYLDLKETHLICTEKSSNTELFQHHYPEISCVGRFGKPDYTIFAFCVADSPETHLAPGFCCVALRTNLPAECEELVCRIATGFKHTEWFV, encoded by the exons ATGGCTCCGAAAGACGCGCTTCTCGGTACTCTTAAAG TGTGCATCATGAATCTCCAGTCAGACGGGAACGTAGTGACGGACAGCAGTGCGCATCTGCCCTCCTGCTGCGAGCTGCTGGAGTTCATCTTGAGGAAAGGACTACAGC AGCCAGTTCTCAGCCTGGTACACCGGGATTACTGGCACTGTTTCGAGCTCCTCCCCCAGTACGACAGCTGTGGCAG CTTCTCTGCCCTGGCGCTGGCGCTGGACCAGAGCCGAGGGTGTAAGAAGCTGCTGGGCCCCCAGGGGAGAGGGCGCTACCTGCTTCGGCTGGCCCTGAGCCGCCGGGGCCTGGGGCGCTTCGTCACACACCTGCTGCACACGCCCCGGGTCCTGGAG TGGTACAGCTCATCTTGTTCAATCCTAAGGAATGAGGAATCTGTGG AACCCTTCATGTCATTGCTCCTCGTCCTCTCTCAGATGGACTTCCAACTTGAAATAGAA AATTGCAGTTTTCTAGACGAGAGCTGGCTCTTACCT GTGTGTGAGATATACGAGACAGTGCCCTGTCGGGAACTGGGAATGGTGCTGAG GTATTCCTCTGTTTTCCTGGCCCCCTCCCTCAGGTATCTGAGgggtcgtgtgtttgtgttggagcTGTTACCGGGGAGCCAAGCTCAGGTAGACCGCGCCCTCTGCCCCGGGGACATCATCGATGAGATCAACGGAGTCTCCCTGCGCAACTCCAAGAACGGACAA GCGGGCGTGGTCCTCTCCAGGCTGAAGGGCCTGCCGCTGTCCCTGCGCGTGCTGCGCTGGCGGGCCCGTGACGGCTCCTCGTACCGGCCCCTGATCAAGCTCCTGCGGGAGCTGCGGACGGAGAACCCCGCCCTGGACCTGGGTCTGGCCCCGTCCGCACCCCCCCAGGCCGGCCCACaccgcccccccgcctcctccacgcTGTGCCTCAGAGACGGAAG gaTTGTGTATGTTCTGCAGTACTTGGGAAAGGCCAATATTGGAATG TGCGGTGGCAAGGAGATTCTGCAACAGGCCATCCCACAAGTGTTGCAGAGGAACCTGCCAAGCAAG GAAGTGTACTTGGACTTGaaggaaacacatttgatttgCACAGAAAAAAGCAGTAACACG GAACTTTTCCAGCATCACTATCCCGAGATCTCATGTGTTGGAAGGTTTGGCAAACCAGACTATACCATCTTTGCGTTCTGCGTGGC AGACTCCCCAGAAACACATCTAGCGCCTGGCTTCTGCTGTGTGGCGCTCAGGACAAATCTGCCAGCCGAGTGTGAAGAGCTTGTCTGCCGAATAG CTACAGGGTTCAAACACACAGAGTGGTTTGTATGA
- the si:ch211-250n8.1 gene encoding uncharacterized protein si:ch211-250n8.1 isoform X4 yields the protein MAPKDALLGTLKVCIMNLQSDGNVVTDSSAHLPSCCELLEFILRKGLQQPVLSLVHRDYWHCFELLPQYDSCGSFSALALALDQSRGCKKLLGPQGRGRYLLRLALSRRGLGRFVTHLLHTPRVLEWYSSSCSILRNEESVEPFMSLLLVLSQMDFQLEIENCSFLDESWLLPVCEIYETVPCRELGMVLRYLRGRVFVLELLPGSQAQVDRALCPGDIIDEINGVSLRNSKNGQAGVVLSRLKGLPLSLRVLRWRARDGSSYRPLIKLLRELRTENPALDLGLAPSAPPQAGPHRPPASSTLCLRDGRIVYVLQYLGKANIGMCGGKEILQQAIPQVLQRNLPSKEVYLDLKETHLICTEKSSNTELFQHHYPEISCVGRFGKPDYTIFAFCVADSPETHLAPGFCCVALRTNLPAECEELVCRIATGFKHTEWFV from the exons ATGGCTCCGAAAGACGCGCTTCTCGGTACTCTTAAAG TGTGCATCATGAATCTCCAGTCAGACGGGAACGTAGTGACGGACAGCAGTGCGCATCTGCCCTCCTGCTGCGAGCTGCTGGAGTTCATCTTGAGGAAAGGACTACAGC AGCCAGTTCTCAGCCTGGTACACCGGGATTACTGGCACTGTTTCGAGCTCCTCCCCCAGTACGACAGCTGTGGCAG CTTCTCTGCCCTGGCGCTGGCGCTGGACCAGAGCCGAGGGTGTAAGAAGCTGCTGGGCCCCCAGGGGAGAGGGCGCTACCTGCTTCGGCTGGCCCTGAGCCGCCGGGGCCTGGGGCGCTTCGTCACACACCTGCTGCACACGCCCCGGGTCCTGGAG TGGTACAGCTCATCTTGTTCAATCCTAAGGAATGAGGAATCTGTGG AACCCTTCATGTCATTGCTCCTCGTCCTCTCTCAGATGGACTTCCAACTTGAAATAGAA AATTGCAGTTTTCTAGACGAGAGCTGGCTCTTACCT GTGTGTGAGATATACGAGACAGTGCCCTGTCGGGAACTGGGAATGGTGCTGAG GTATCTGAGgggtcgtgtgtttgtgttggagcTGTTACCGGGGAGCCAAGCTCAGGTAGACCGCGCCCTCTGCCCCGGGGACATCATCGATGAGATCAACGGAGTCTCCCTGCGCAACTCCAAGAACGGACAA GCGGGCGTGGTCCTCTCCAGGCTGAAGGGCCTGCCGCTGTCCCTGCGCGTGCTGCGCTGGCGGGCCCGTGACGGCTCCTCGTACCGGCCCCTGATCAAGCTCCTGCGGGAGCTGCGGACGGAGAACCCCGCCCTGGACCTGGGTCTGGCCCCGTCCGCACCCCCCCAGGCCGGCCCACaccgcccccccgcctcctccacgcTGTGCCTCAGAGACGGAAG gaTTGTGTATGTTCTGCAGTACTTGGGAAAGGCCAATATTGGAATG TGCGGTGGCAAGGAGATTCTGCAACAGGCCATCCCACAAGTGTTGCAGAGGAACCTGCCAAGCAAG GAAGTGTACTTGGACTTGaaggaaacacatttgatttgCACAGAAAAAAGCAGTAACACG GAACTTTTCCAGCATCACTATCCCGAGATCTCATGTGTTGGAAGGTTTGGCAAACCAGACTATACCATCTTTGCGTTCTGCGTGGC AGACTCCCCAGAAACACATCTAGCGCCTGGCTTCTGCTGTGTGGCGCTCAGGACAAATCTGCCAGCCGAGTGTGAAGAGCTTGTCTGCCGAATAG CTACAGGGTTCAAACACACAGAGTGGTTTGTATGA
- the si:ch211-250n8.1 gene encoding uncharacterized protein si:ch211-250n8.1 isoform X5 → MAPKDALLGTLKVCIMNLQSDGNVVTDSSAHLPSCCELLEFILRKGLQQPVLSLVHRDYWHCFELLPQYDSCGSFSALALALDQSRGCKKLLGPQGRGRYLLRLALSRRGLGRFVTHLLHTPRVLEWYSSSCSILRNEESVEPFMSLLLVLSQMDFQLEIENCSFLDESWLLPVRKQYYDGFYCRVTVCEIYETVPCRELGMVLRYSSVFLAPSLRYLRGRVFVLELLPGSQAQVDRALCPGDIIDEINGVSLRNSKNGQAGVVLSRLKGLPLSLRVLRWRARDGSSYRPLIKLLRELRTENPALDLGLAPSAPPQAGPHRPPASSTLCLRDGRIVYVLQYLGKANIGMVDIAVARRFCNRPSHKCCRGTCQARKCTWT, encoded by the exons ATGGCTCCGAAAGACGCGCTTCTCGGTACTCTTAAAG TGTGCATCATGAATCTCCAGTCAGACGGGAACGTAGTGACGGACAGCAGTGCGCATCTGCCCTCCTGCTGCGAGCTGCTGGAGTTCATCTTGAGGAAAGGACTACAGC AGCCAGTTCTCAGCCTGGTACACCGGGATTACTGGCACTGTTTCGAGCTCCTCCCCCAGTACGACAGCTGTGGCAG CTTCTCTGCCCTGGCGCTGGCGCTGGACCAGAGCCGAGGGTGTAAGAAGCTGCTGGGCCCCCAGGGGAGAGGGCGCTACCTGCTTCGGCTGGCCCTGAGCCGCCGGGGCCTGGGGCGCTTCGTCACACACCTGCTGCACACGCCCCGGGTCCTGGAG TGGTACAGCTCATCTTGTTCAATCCTAAGGAATGAGGAATCTGTGG AACCCTTCATGTCATTGCTCCTCGTCCTCTCTCAGATGGACTTCCAACTTGAAATAGAA AATTGCAGTTTTCTAGACGAGAGCTGGCTCTTACCTGTAAGAAAACAATACTATGATGGATTTTACTGCCGAGTCACT GTGTGTGAGATATACGAGACAGTGCCCTGTCGGGAACTGGGAATGGTGCTGAG GTATTCCTCTGTTTTCCTGGCCCCCTCCCTCAGGTATCTGAGgggtcgtgtgtttgtgttggagcTGTTACCGGGGAGCCAAGCTCAGGTAGACCGCGCCCTCTGCCCCGGGGACATCATCGATGAGATCAACGGAGTCTCCCTGCGCAACTCCAAGAACGGACAA GCGGGCGTGGTCCTCTCCAGGCTGAAGGGCCTGCCGCTGTCCCTGCGCGTGCTGCGCTGGCGGGCCCGTGACGGCTCCTCGTACCGGCCCCTGATCAAGCTCCTGCGGGAGCTGCGGACGGAGAACCCCGCCCTGGACCTGGGTCTGGCCCCGTCCGCACCCCCCCAGGCCGGCCCACaccgcccccccgcctcctccacgcTGTGCCTCAGAGACGGAAG gaTTGTGTATGTTCTGCAGTACTTGGGAAAGGCCAATATTGGAATGGTAGATAT TGCGGTGGCAAGGAGATTCTGCAACAGGCCATCCCACAAGTGTTGCAGAGGAACCTGCCAAGCAAG GAAGTGTACTTGGACTTGa
- the LOC115530732 gene encoding histone H3.3 — MARTKQTARKSTGGKAPRKQLATKAARKSAPSTGGVKKPHRYRPGTVALREIRRYQKSTELLIRKLPFQRLVREIAQDFKTDLRFQSAAIGALQEASEAYLVGLFEDTNLCAIHAKRVTIMPKDIQLARRIRGERA, encoded by the exons ATGGCCAGAACCAAGCAGACCGCCCGTAAGTCCACCGGAGGAAAGGCGCCAAGGAAGCAGCTCGCCACCAAGGCTGCGAGAAAGAGCGCGCCGTCCACCGGGGGCGTCAAGAAGCCTCACCGTTACAG GCCGGGTACCGTGGCTCTCAGGGAGATCCGTCGCTACCAGAAGTCCACTGAGCTGCTGATCCGCAAGCTGCCCTTCCAGCGGCTGGTCAGGGAGATCGCCCAGGACTTCAAGACCGACCTTCGTTTCCAGAGCGCCGCCATCGGCGCCCTTCAG gaGGCCAGCGAAGCCTACCTGGTTGGTCTGTTTGAGGACACCAACCTGTGCGCCATCCACGCCAAGCGGGTCACTATCATGCCCAAGGACATCCAGCTGGCCCGCAGGATAAGAGGCGAGCGTGCCTAG